One segment of Myotis daubentonii chromosome 11, mMyoDau2.1, whole genome shotgun sequence DNA contains the following:
- the HACD4 gene encoding very-long-chain (3R)-3-hydroxyacyl-CoA dehydratase 4, which produces MALPAWLQPRYRKNVYLFIYYLIQFCGHSWIFTNMTVRFFSFGKDSMVDTFYAIGLVMQLCQSISLLELLHIYVGIESNHLLPRFLQLTERIIILFVVITSQEEVQGKYVVCVLFIFWNLLDMVRYTNSMLSVIGISYAFLTWLSQTLWMPIYPLCVLAEAFAVYQSLPYFESFGTYSTKLPFDLSIYFPYVLKLYLMMLFIGMYFTYSHLYSERRDVLSVFPIKKKTL; this is translated from the exons ATGGCGCTGCCcgcctggctgcagcccag GTACAGGAAGAATGTCTATCTTTTCATCTACTACTTAATCCAGTTCTGTGGCCACTCATGGATATTTACAAATATGACAGTCAGATTCTTTTCATTTGGAAAAG ATTCGATGGTTGACACTTTCTATGCTATTGGACTTGTGATGCAACTTTGCCAATCCATCTCCCTCTTGGAGCTGCTGCACATCTATGTTGGCATTGAATCAAACCATCTTCTCCCTCGGTTTCTGCAG cTCACGGAGAGAATCATCATCCTGTTTGTGGTGATTACCAGTCAAGAGGAAGTCCAAGGGAAATACGTGGTGTGTGTGTTATTCATCTTCTGGAATCTACTGGACATGGTTAG GTACACGAATAGCATGTTATCAGTCATAGGAATTTCCTATGCTTTCCTGACATGGCTCAGTCAGACACTGTGGATGCCGATTTATCCTTTGTGTGTTCTTGCTGAAG cATTTGCCGTCTATCAGTCGCTGCCTTACTTTGAATCATTTGGCACTTACTCCACAAAGCTGCCCTTTGACCTGTCCATCTACTTCCCATATGTGCTGAAACTATATCTCATGATGCTCTTTATAG GTATGTATTTTACCTACAGTCATCTTTACTCAGAAAGAAGAGACGTCCTCAGCGTCTTTCCCATCAAAAAGAAGACACTGTGA